Proteins found in one Candidatus Palauibacter scopulicola genomic segment:
- a CDS encoding Rieske 2Fe-2S domain-containing protein, whose product MDIKDLIVDDRDRGVFRVHRSCMTSADLFRQERERILDRCWIYLGHESEVEAPGDYRRRTVAGRPLFFIRGNDDQIRVFLNSCPHRGAMICRRDAGNAGVLQCFYHAWSFSTDGDLIGVPGEDAYGPHFDRTEFCLKSPPRVDSYRGFLFVSFNPQAEDLVTYLAGARDYLDLVVDQAEEGMRVVPGSNRYTIKANWKLLAENSLDGYHLLPTHRTYVDYIAGFGADDSGDTVAARPPGVAKALGGGHCVSENISRNGRPIARWHPVFGEEARERIARVRRRLVDKYGEERTYRMADTSRNLLIYPNLLIMDFVAISIR is encoded by the coding sequence GTGGACATCAAGGACCTGATCGTCGACGACCGGGACCGCGGGGTGTTCAGGGTTCATCGGTCGTGCATGACGTCCGCCGATCTGTTCCGGCAGGAACGGGAACGGATTCTCGATCGCTGCTGGATCTACCTGGGGCACGAATCGGAGGTGGAGGCCCCCGGGGACTACCGCCGCCGCACGGTAGCCGGCCGGCCGCTGTTCTTCATCCGCGGCAACGACGATCAGATTCGGGTCTTCCTCAACTCCTGCCCGCACCGCGGCGCCATGATCTGCCGCCGCGACGCCGGGAACGCCGGGGTCCTGCAGTGCTTCTATCACGCCTGGTCCTTCAGCACGGACGGCGATCTGATCGGTGTTCCCGGGGAAGATGCCTACGGCCCCCACTTCGACCGGACGGAGTTCTGCCTGAAGTCACCGCCCAGGGTCGACAGCTACCGGGGCTTCCTTTTCGTGAGCTTCAACCCGCAGGCCGAAGACCTCGTGACCTATCTGGCGGGAGCCAGGGACTATCTCGACCTGGTCGTCGACCAGGCCGAAGAGGGGATGCGGGTCGTTCCCGGCTCCAACAGGTACACGATCAAGGCCAACTGGAAGCTGCTGGCCGAAAACAGCCTTGACGGATATCACCTGCTCCCGACCCACCGAACCTACGTCGACTACATCGCCGGTTTCGGGGCGGACGACAGTGGAGACACCGTGGCCGCCCGTCCGCCCGGTGTGGCGAAGGCCCTGGGCGGCGGCCACTGCGTATCGGAAAACATATCCCGGAACGGCCGTCCCATCGCCCGCTGGCACCCCGTCTTCGGCGAGGAGGCCAGGGAGCGCATTGCGCGCGTGCGCCGGCGGCTGGTGGACAAATACGGAGAAGAGCGCACCTACCGCATGGCCGACACGTCGCGAAACCTGCTCATCTATCCGAACCTGCTGATCATGGACTTCGTGGCCATCAGCATCCGGT
- a CDS encoding YciI family protein: MYVAAFITDKSAVSQARDEARPAFMEYLRSHPAHPDVVVHHGGPTLGDDGESIVGRLIVMEAPSVAAARAFLDDSPFGKADVFAECHVHAWDWTTGRPR, encoded by the coding sequence ATGTACGTCGCTGCATTCATCACAGATAAGTCGGCAGTGTCGCAGGCGCGGGACGAAGCGCGTCCGGCGTTCATGGAGTATCTCCGCAGTCATCCGGCCCATCCGGATGTCGTCGTGCATCACGGCGGGCCGACGCTCGGGGACGATGGCGAGAGCATTGTCGGGCGGCTGATCGTGATGGAGGCTCCATCCGTCGCGGCGGCGCGCGCCTTCCTGGACGACAGTCCCTTCGGCAAGGCGGACGTGTTCGCCGAATGCCATGTCCACGCGTGGGACTGGACGACGGGGCGGCCCCGCTAG
- a CDS encoding TlpA disulfide reductase family protein — protein MTFSTVRLAGLAGLAVLAAGCGDARPHSDLMADAAADVEAVRLEQAMTRYDSARTKAPDQAEAHRQYAKLASYFSLHAEAARAWERVLELEPGDSAAWEGYIHDLRWAGIFETDRRYAEKILQVLPEALRHAPDRPVIYDEGQEAAADLGQLDAYGAILAELQAMRPDDQILLHAVGALRVALADQEEGDRGQAVRDSIGVVLDALAAGIEDDPDVAAPVLYRLAAGYDFRVLRREDDADRWLERLEAAPDRGALADDPRYWDLLFDFQEALYGDADEGDPAEPSRLVAEGLKSRDLGRRAVWVSHNHTVVTQQALASITGDAPSRTTVWRAPAVAGEPPHARLEPEVAGQLLAASMDAVRWRESVFSTLRGLLFFGIEPEAVLGEAIAIEENLRAHSPGYLYPGSQGDERERSRQSSIAGARILQARALTQLGEIEAAGALFEQVADESRGAATLGEYGRHLLRTDRPAEALDVFVEAIAFGGSRFRPLADEAAAEAGLSPETVEERLAIRQPVVAEELERRELGQRIEREAPEFAIADQNGFEWRLSDLEGKIVVLKFWATWCGPCIEEFPHFVELLKTYEDDEDVVFLTVATAGSPRDEVAAQIEEGGFTFPVLFDEQGLALDYEVLGYPTTFYLDQAGFIQFKRGGFVESGYEGGVARRIDALRGQ, from the coding sequence ATGACTTTCTCCACGGTCCGACTCGCGGGCCTCGCGGGCCTCGCGGTGCTTGCGGCGGGGTGCGGCGACGCGCGCCCGCACTCCGACCTGATGGCGGACGCGGCGGCGGACGTCGAGGCGGTCCGGCTGGAACAGGCCATGACCCGCTACGACTCCGCGCGCACGAAGGCTCCGGACCAGGCGGAGGCCCACCGGCAGTACGCGAAACTGGCCAGCTATTTCAGCCTGCACGCGGAGGCCGCGCGGGCGTGGGAACGCGTGCTCGAACTCGAACCCGGCGATTCGGCCGCCTGGGAAGGGTACATCCACGATCTTCGCTGGGCCGGCATCTTCGAGACGGACCGGAGGTACGCGGAGAAGATCCTGCAGGTCCTCCCGGAGGCGCTCCGCCACGCGCCGGATCGTCCCGTCATCTACGACGAAGGGCAAGAGGCGGCGGCGGACCTCGGACAACTCGACGCCTACGGCGCGATCCTCGCCGAGCTGCAGGCCATGCGGCCGGACGACCAGATCCTCCTTCATGCCGTGGGAGCCCTCCGCGTCGCGCTGGCGGATCAGGAGGAGGGGGACCGGGGTCAGGCCGTGAGGGACTCGATCGGCGTCGTGCTCGACGCGCTCGCCGCCGGGATCGAAGACGATCCGGATGTCGCGGCACCGGTCCTGTACCGGCTCGCGGCCGGATACGACTTCCGCGTGCTGCGGCGGGAAGACGACGCGGACCGCTGGCTGGAGCGTCTCGAAGCCGCGCCCGACCGTGGGGCCCTGGCGGACGACCCGCGCTACTGGGATCTGTTGTTCGATTTCCAGGAGGCCCTCTACGGCGACGCCGATGAAGGCGATCCGGCCGAGCCGTCGCGTCTCGTCGCCGAAGGGCTGAAGTCAAGGGATCTCGGGCGCCGCGCCGTGTGGGTGAGCCACAACCACACGGTCGTGACGCAGCAGGCGCTTGCTTCCATCACGGGCGATGCGCCGAGCCGCACGACCGTCTGGAGGGCGCCGGCCGTCGCCGGGGAACCACCGCACGCGCGGCTCGAGCCGGAGGTGGCCGGGCAGCTCCTCGCTGCCTCGATGGACGCGGTCCGCTGGCGGGAGAGCGTGTTCTCGACGCTTCGCGGCCTGCTCTTCTTCGGGATCGAGCCCGAGGCCGTGCTCGGGGAAGCGATCGCGATCGAGGAAAACCTCCGCGCCCACAGCCCCGGGTACCTGTACCCCGGCAGCCAGGGCGATGAGCGGGAGAGGTCGCGACAGTCCTCGATCGCCGGCGCGCGCATCCTCCAGGCTCGCGCGCTCACGCAACTCGGGGAGATCGAGGCGGCCGGCGCGTTGTTCGAGCAGGTGGCGGACGAGTCGCGCGGTGCCGCCACCCTGGGGGAGTATGGGCGTCACCTCCTCCGTACGGACCGACCGGCGGAGGCTCTCGACGTCTTCGTGGAGGCGATCGCGTTCGGCGGGTCCCGGTTCCGCCCGCTCGCGGATGAAGCGGCCGCCGAAGCCGGACTGTCCCCCGAGACGGTGGAGGAGCGGCTCGCGATCCGGCAACCCGTCGTGGCGGAAGAGTTGGAGCGGCGGGAACTCGGCCAGCGCATCGAGCGCGAGGCGCCGGAGTTCGCGATCGCGGACCAGAACGGATTCGAGTGGCGGCTGAGCGACCTCGAGGGGAAGATCGTCGTGCTGAAGTTCTGGGCGACGTGGTGCGGCCCCTGCATCGAGGAGTTCCCGCACTTCGTCGAACTCCTGAAGACGTACGAAGACGACGAGGATGTGGTGTTCCTCACCGTCGCCACGGCCGGGTCGCCGCGTGATGAGGTCGCCGCCCAGATCGAGGAGGGCGGCTTCACGTTCCCGGTCCTGTTCGACGAACAGGGCCTCGCCCTGGACTACGAGGTCCTCGGCTATCCGACGACGTTCTACCTGGACCAGGCGGGGTTCATTCAGTTCAAGCGCGGGGGCTTCGTCGAATCCGGCTACGAAGGGGGCGTCGCGCGACGCATCGACGCCCTCCGCGGCCAGTAA
- a CDS encoding sodium/proline symporter, producing the protein MPSPVIIGVVVVYLLFLLVIGVWGGRESHDVKGYYAAGKKLPSWVLAFSSNATGESAWLLLGLTGIGYALGMHALWVVLGEVLGVALAWAFVARPFKAFTDRYGSITVPDYLEDRFRDKTHSFRIVGAVIVLSMVAFYVGAQLTATGKAFDSFLGTGYGVGVGLGLAVVLFYTVVGGFKAVAYSDFAQGVLMFACLLVLPFVGIGAVGGWGALMDGLRAAEPLAVFEGLQASGPDLLRLGGGLGLTPLGIASAAGFVGVGLAFLGAPQLLARFLAARDQREIRKAGPIAVGCIIVFDLGAVFTGMAARVLYPALADPETALPAMAAGLLPDLFTGLVLIVVLAAIMSTADSLLILASSAAVRDVYQKIFRPDARQRALSVLGKAVTVVLGVTGLLLALTAERAIFWFVLFAWSGLAAAFAPVVLCSLFWARTTRAGALAGMIAGFLVTMLWVVLFKESFYDLYEMLPGFAAGFAVTIGVSLFTQPPEGAAEELATIRQEIR; encoded by the coding sequence ATGCCCTCTCCCGTGATCATCGGCGTCGTGGTCGTCTACCTCCTCTTCCTCCTCGTCATCGGCGTGTGGGGCGGGAGGGAATCGCACGACGTGAAGGGCTATTACGCCGCGGGCAAGAAGCTCCCGTCGTGGGTCCTCGCCTTCTCCTCGAACGCGACGGGAGAGAGCGCCTGGCTCCTGCTCGGGCTCACGGGCATCGGGTACGCGCTCGGCATGCACGCGCTGTGGGTCGTTCTCGGCGAGGTGCTCGGCGTCGCCCTCGCGTGGGCCTTCGTGGCGCGGCCCTTCAAGGCGTTCACCGACCGCTACGGCTCGATCACCGTCCCCGACTACCTCGAGGACCGCTTCCGGGACAAGACGCACAGCTTCCGCATCGTCGGGGCCGTCATCGTCCTCTCCATGGTCGCCTTCTACGTGGGAGCGCAGCTCACGGCGACCGGCAAGGCCTTCGACTCCTTCCTCGGCACCGGCTACGGCGTGGGCGTCGGGCTCGGCCTCGCGGTGGTCCTCTTCTACACCGTCGTGGGCGGGTTCAAGGCGGTGGCGTATTCGGACTTCGCCCAGGGCGTGCTCATGTTCGCGTGCCTCCTCGTCCTGCCCTTCGTCGGCATCGGCGCGGTGGGAGGCTGGGGCGCCCTCATGGACGGGCTGCGCGCGGCCGAACCCCTCGCCGTGTTCGAGGGGCTGCAGGCGTCCGGCCCGGACCTCCTGCGGCTCGGCGGCGGACTCGGACTCACCCCGCTCGGGATCGCGAGCGCGGCCGGTTTCGTGGGCGTCGGGCTCGCGTTCCTCGGCGCCCCGCAGCTCCTGGCGCGCTTCCTCGCGGCGCGCGACCAGCGCGAGATCCGGAAGGCGGGGCCGATCGCCGTCGGCTGCATCATCGTGTTCGACCTGGGGGCCGTGTTCACAGGAATGGCCGCCCGCGTCCTCTACCCGGCCCTCGCCGACCCCGAGACGGCGCTCCCCGCCATGGCCGCGGGACTGCTGCCCGACCTGTTCACGGGCCTCGTCCTCATCGTCGTCCTCGCCGCCATCATGTCGACCGCCGATTCCCTGCTGATCCTCGCCTCCTCCGCGGCGGTGCGCGACGTCTATCAGAAGATCTTCCGCCCCGACGCCCGGCAGCGGGCGCTCTCCGTGCTGGGCAAGGCGGTGACGGTCGTGCTCGGCGTGACCGGCCTGCTCCTCGCGCTCACGGCCGAGCGGGCGATCTTCTGGTTCGTCCTCTTCGCCTGGTCCGGCCTCGCGGCGGCGTTCGCCCCGGTCGTGCTGTGCTCGCTCTTCTGGGCCCGGACCACCCGCGCGGGCGCGCTCGCCGGCATGATCGCCGGCTTCCTCGTGACGATGCTGTGGGTCGTCCTCTTCAAGGAGAGCTTCTACGACCTGTACGAAATGCTCCCGGGCTTCGCGGCCGGCTTCGCCGTCACGATCGGCGTGAGCCTGTTCACCCAGCCCCCCGAGGGCGCCGCCGAGGAACTCGCCACCATCCGCCAGGAGATCCGTTAG
- a CDS encoding XRE family transcriptional regulator, with amino-acid sequence MFGDRLRLARRRAGYSLRGLSGALDGDVTAQAIGKYERGEMMPSSSVLLDLAQVLGVSLEYLLSEQVEELEGVRFRKFAGTSARERSRVDAEVIDHLQRYLTVEEILGANDCSSADPPRGDRFFGRPEDGEVVAEDLRREWKLGIDPIPNVTALVEDRGIRVLVIPLPVGVSGLTCLVRRSGRRQRVPVIVTNRHDTLERRRLTVAHELAHRLIDDVSPVDREKASDFFAGAFLVPRDHLVREIGRHRRALGYRELIQLKRMYRVSAAALLVRLGQVGVIAEATLDYAFRTFARGWRTTEPEPLEPEGAKGRHEVPQRFERLCYRALAEKLITPAKAAELLQQPLAAIELGLKGPVKGDAVRS; translated from the coding sequence ATGTTTGGGGACCGTTTGAGACTTGCTCGGAGAAGGGCAGGCTATTCGCTGCGCGGACTGTCGGGGGCGCTCGATGGGGACGTGACGGCGCAGGCGATCGGGAAGTACGAGCGCGGCGAGATGATGCCCAGTTCCAGTGTCCTTCTGGACCTGGCCCAGGTGCTCGGTGTGTCGCTCGAATACCTGCTGAGCGAGCAGGTCGAGGAACTGGAAGGCGTGAGATTCCGAAAGTTCGCAGGTACGAGCGCTCGCGAGCGCTCGCGGGTCGACGCGGAGGTCATCGACCATCTTCAGAGATATCTCACCGTTGAGGAGATCCTCGGGGCAAACGACTGTTCCTCGGCGGATCCGCCGAGGGGAGACCGTTTCTTCGGTCGGCCCGAAGACGGCGAAGTGGTGGCCGAGGATCTTCGCCGGGAATGGAAGCTCGGAATCGATCCCATTCCGAATGTGACGGCGCTTGTCGAGGACCGCGGAATAAGGGTTCTCGTCATTCCGCTGCCCGTCGGGGTGTCTGGGCTCACCTGCCTCGTACGGCGATCCGGACGGAGACAACGGGTCCCCGTGATCGTGACAAACCGGCACGATACGCTGGAGCGCCGCCGGTTGACCGTCGCGCACGAACTTGCGCATCGGCTGATTGATGACGTTTCACCCGTAGATCGGGAAAAGGCCTCGGACTTCTTTGCGGGCGCCTTTCTGGTGCCTCGGGATCATCTGGTGCGAGAGATCGGCAGGCACAGGCGTGCGCTCGGATATCGGGAACTGATTCAACTGAAGCGCATGTACCGCGTCAGCGCCGCCGCGCTTCTGGTACGCCTCGGGCAGGTCGGCGTCATCGCGGAGGCGACGCTTGACTACGCATTCCGGACGTTTGCGCGCGGCTGGCGGACGACCGAGCCGGAGCCGCTCGAACCGGAGGGAGCAAAAGGGAGACACGAGGTCCCACAACGCTTCGAGCGACTCTGCTACCGCGCCCTTGCGGAGAAGTTGATTACGCCAGCCAAGGCGGCGGAGTTGTTGCAACAGCCTCTGGCGGCCATCGAGCTTGGACTGAAAGGGCCCGTCAAAGGCGATGCGGTTCGTAGTTAG
- a CDS encoding DUF2188 domain-containing protein produces MTRRNQHVVPHGSRWAVRGSGSRRATSLHRTQEQAVEAARSIARNQRTELFIHRRDGRIRERDSYGGDPFPPPG; encoded by the coding sequence ATGACAAGAAGGAACCAACACGTGGTGCCTCATGGCAGTCGCTGGGCGGTCCGAGGTTCCGGAAGCCGGCGTGCTACGTCGCTCCACCGAACGCAAGAACAAGCCGTTGAAGCTGCTCGATCCATTGCCCGGAATCAGAGGACCGAACTCTTCATCCACCGCAGGGACGGGCGGATCCGGGAACGAGACTCCTACGGCGGCGATCCGTTCCCGCCACCCGGCTGA
- a CDS encoding aminotransferase class V-fold PLP-dependent enzyme, which produces MTEWSRRNFVRTAAAAGLALPAAPALAHAAGAPEGADDAGPVLGSRPRSDDDPLGIRGQFPVAGEFAYLNTASTGPLPLPVREALVGYADEKMTYRDPASRRRAVDRARSRFANLFGADEEEIAFLFNTSDGENIVANSIDWRPGDNVVIDELHFTTAFVVYRELEKREGVELRIIPSREGRAHPEDYDAYTDDRTRLISVAWVSNRNGFRYDLPALAEIAHARGGYLFADGIQAFGTFPTDLHAENVDFACGNGYKWLHADFGCSILYARREHHDWMQPDRFGHGQVAETLPEHQYRLRTDARKFEHGSLAFGPVAAMDAALGFIDEVGLARIAEHTQALAGELREGAAGLGMKLFTPPANPSPIVSFYHGMDPDELGDALREEGVFFSYQEGGELLRAAVAMFNNRADVDRLLGVIAARV; this is translated from the coding sequence ATGACCGAGTGGAGCCGCCGCAACTTCGTCAGGACGGCCGCCGCCGCGGGGCTGGCGCTGCCCGCCGCGCCCGCCCTCGCGCACGCCGCCGGGGCGCCCGAAGGCGCTGACGACGCCGGGCCGGTCCTCGGCTCACGTCCACGCTCGGACGATGATCCGCTGGGGATCAGGGGCCAGTTTCCGGTCGCCGGGGAGTTCGCCTACCTGAACACGGCTTCTACGGGTCCGCTTCCGCTTCCGGTCCGCGAGGCGCTCGTCGGCTACGCGGACGAGAAGATGACGTATCGGGATCCCGCGAGCCGCAGGCGCGCCGTGGACCGCGCGCGGAGCCGCTTCGCCAACCTGTTCGGCGCGGACGAGGAGGAGATCGCCTTCCTCTTCAACACGAGCGACGGCGAGAACATCGTGGCCAACTCGATCGACTGGCGGCCGGGCGACAACGTCGTCATCGACGAACTCCACTTTACCACCGCGTTCGTCGTCTACCGGGAACTCGAGAAGCGGGAGGGCGTCGAACTCCGGATCATCCCCTCGCGCGAGGGCCGCGCCCACCCCGAGGACTACGACGCCTACACCGACGACCGCACGCGGCTCATCAGCGTTGCGTGGGTCTCGAATCGAAACGGGTTCCGGTACGATCTGCCGGCGCTGGCCGAGATCGCGCACGCCAGGGGCGGGTACCTGTTCGCCGATGGGATCCAGGCGTTCGGCACCTTCCCGACGGACCTGCACGCCGAGAACGTCGACTTCGCCTGCGGCAACGGGTACAAGTGGCTCCATGCCGACTTCGGCTGCTCGATCCTGTACGCGCGGCGCGAGCACCACGACTGGATGCAGCCCGACCGCTTCGGCCACGGTCAGGTGGCCGAGACGCTCCCGGAACACCAGTACCGGCTGAGGACGGACGCGCGGAAGTTCGAGCATGGGAGCCTCGCCTTCGGGCCCGTCGCGGCCATGGACGCCGCCCTCGGCTTCATCGACGAGGTGGGGCTGGCGCGGATCGCCGAACACACGCAGGCGCTCGCCGGCGAACTCCGCGAGGGAGCCGCGGGGCTGGGGATGAAACTGTTCACGCCGCCGGCCAACCCGTCACCGATCGTGAGCTTCTACCACGGGATGGATCCGGACGAACTCGGCGACGCGCTGCGCGAGGAAGGCGTGTTCTTCAGCTACCAGGAGGGCGGGGAACTCCTCCGCGCCGCCGTCGCGATGTTCAACAACCGCGCCGACGTCGACCGCCTCCTCGGAGTGATCGCCGCCCGCGTGTAG
- a CDS encoding type II toxin-antitoxin system PemK/MazF family toxin, whose product MGDFPKRYTIHFADLNPTIGAEIRKVRPVVVVSQNDMNRLLETVVACPLTTALHPQWRTRVQIVCAGRDAEIAVDQIRTISKRRLRRRIDRLSPGKAAELRRVITEMYGE is encoded by the coding sequence ATGGGGGACTTCCCCAAGCGCTACACGATCCACTTCGCCGATCTCAACCCGACGATCGGCGCGGAAATCAGGAAGGTCAGGCCGGTCGTCGTCGTCAGTCAGAACGACATGAACCGGTTGCTCGAAACCGTCGTCGCCTGTCCCCTGACGACAGCGCTCCATCCTCAGTGGCGCACGCGCGTGCAGATCGTGTGTGCGGGCCGAGACGCGGAGATCGCCGTGGATCAGATACGCACGATCAGCAAGCGTCGGCTTCGTCGCCGGATCGATCGGCTATCCCCGGGGAAGGCGGCCGAGCTCCGCCGAGTCATTACCGAGATGTACGGGGAGTAG
- a CDS encoding AbrB/MazE/SpoVT family DNA-binding domain-containing protein, protein MGRASTTRTVKLVAIGNSRGIRLPKVLLRKYGWGESVVVEEAEDGLILRRETEPRTSWEDTYRAMAAEAEDWSDFDVTIADGLD, encoded by the coding sequence ATGGGCCGAGCATCAACGACCCGCACCGTCAAGCTTGTGGCGATCGGGAACTCAAGGGGCATCCGGCTGCCGAAGGTCCTGCTGCGCAAGTACGGCTGGGGGGAGTCTGTTGTCGTGGAGGAGGCGGAGGACGGGCTGATTCTCCGGCGGGAGACCGAGCCCCGAACCTCCTGGGAGGATACGTATCGAGCCATGGCCGCTGAGGCTGAGGACTGGAGCGATTTTGACGTCACCATCGCCGATGGTCTGGATTGA
- a CDS encoding cupin domain-containing protein, producing the protein MSKLIVAALTAGILWSAAPGDRPDNPPATYISAADILATIANAPEGRVSDQAIRHIDAGGHNTGVGVVQRPPSTSLGAIQHHKQTEVYYVVSGRGTLVTGGELSNARELDPEGQTVRTLTGPSAVGGIVGGESQEIGPGDMLIIPAGSPHGFSEITETITYIVVRVDPEQLVELK; encoded by the coding sequence ATGTCGAAGCTCATCGTCGCCGCCCTCACGGCGGGCATTCTCTGGAGCGCGGCGCCGGGGGACCGCCCGGACAACCCGCCGGCCACCTACATCTCCGCGGCCGACATCCTCGCCACGATCGCCAACGCGCCGGAGGGCCGCGTCAGCGACCAGGCGATCCGGCACATCGACGCGGGCGGACACAACACCGGCGTCGGCGTCGTCCAGCGCCCGCCGTCCACGTCGCTCGGGGCGATCCAGCACCACAAGCAGACCGAGGTCTACTACGTCGTATCGGGCCGCGGCACGCTGGTGACCGGAGGCGAACTTTCGAACGCGCGGGAGCTGGACCCGGAAGGACAGACGGTGCGCACGCTCACCGGACCCAGTGCCGTGGGCGGGATCGTGGGCGGCGAGAGCCAGGAGATCGGACCCGGCGACATGCTCATCATCCCGGCGGGCTCACCGCACGGCTTCAGCGAGATCACCGAGACGATCACCTACATCGTCGTGCGCGTGGACCCCGAACAACTCGTCGAGCTAAAGTAA
- a CDS encoding amidohydrolase, which produces MSDFTRRDFMALTGLAAGGAATAGCAGPGGGGSAGAGAAGGHADIVVRGATVYTVDDDVPRAEAFAVKSGRFLAVGSSDDVSNLIGPGTDVIDAAGQTVVPGFIDAHNHPFYSGTKHLKQVSLDVRSIDAIKSALGERAQNTPPGQWVQGFLYDDTKLEDGRPLTRADIDDAVPDHPVSVTHRGGHTGVYNSRAFELAGIAVETPDPPGGKYYREDGELTGRVAELAKEPLESLIPAGTTRAERQESIRLIGERMAAAGLTSVHETGAGNDLVSYQDAYEAGELHFRAYVFPNAGDASFLFANLKAAGIRTGFGDEWVRIGGIKYGADGSASERTMAMSTPYVGRPDDYGILTMNQEAIHHAVDDAVRNGWQIGIHANGDLAIDMCLTAFERAQRELPQADPRFRLEHCSLVNDDLLRRIRDVGAIPTPFYTYVHFHGNKWGEYGAEKMEWMFAHRRFIDYGIPVAGASDYPPGPFETLMGIQSMVTRTDMQGREWGPSQKITVEEALRVCTINGAHASFEEGIKGSITAGKLADFVILAEDPHTVDPFAIKEIEILRTVVGGRATYEA; this is translated from the coding sequence ATGAGCGACTTCACGCGGCGCGACTTCATGGCGCTCACGGGGCTGGCCGCGGGTGGCGCGGCCACGGCCGGGTGCGCGGGACCGGGCGGCGGCGGATCGGCCGGGGCGGGCGCGGCGGGAGGTCACGCGGACATCGTCGTGCGCGGCGCAACCGTCTACACGGTGGATGACGACGTACCGCGGGCCGAGGCGTTCGCGGTCAAGAGCGGCCGCTTCCTCGCCGTGGGCTCGAGCGACGACGTCTCGAACCTCATCGGCCCGGGCACGGACGTCATCGACGCCGCCGGCCAGACGGTCGTCCCGGGCTTCATCGACGCGCACAACCATCCCTTCTACTCCGGCACGAAGCACCTCAAGCAGGTGAGCCTCGACGTCCGTTCGATCGACGCGATCAAGAGCGCGCTGGGCGAGCGCGCCCAGAACACGCCGCCGGGCCAGTGGGTGCAGGGTTTCCTCTACGACGACACGAAGCTCGAGGACGGGCGTCCGCTGACCCGCGCGGACATCGACGACGCGGTCCCGGACCACCCTGTCTCCGTCACGCACCGTGGCGGCCACACCGGCGTCTACAACTCCCGGGCGTTCGAACTCGCCGGCATCGCCGTCGAGACCCCCGACCCGCCCGGCGGCAAGTACTACAGGGAGGACGGCGAACTCACCGGACGCGTAGCCGAACTCGCCAAGGAACCACTCGAGAGCCTTATCCCCGCCGGCACGACCCGCGCGGAGCGGCAGGAGAGCATCCGCCTCATCGGCGAACGCATGGCGGCGGCCGGCCTCACCTCCGTCCACGAGACCGGCGCCGGCAACGATCTCGTGAGCTATCAGGACGCCTACGAGGCGGGCGAACTCCACTTCCGCGCCTACGTCTTCCCCAACGCCGGCGACGCCTCCTTCCTCTTCGCCAACCTCAAGGCAGCGGGCATCCGGACCGGCTTCGGGGACGAGTGGGTGAGAATCGGCGGGATCAAGTACGGGGCCGACGGCTCCGCCTCCGAGCGCACCATGGCCATGTCCACGCCCTACGTCGGGCGCCCGGACGACTACGGGATCCTCACGATGAACCAGGAGGCGATCCACCACGCGGTGGACGACGCGGTCCGGAACGGGTGGCAGATCGGGATCCACGCGAACGGCGACCTCGCGATCGACATGTGCCTCACCGCCTTCGAGCGCGCGCAGCGGGAGCTGCCGCAGGCCGACCCCCGCTTCCGCCTCGAGCACTGCTCGCTCGTGAACGACGATCTCCTGCGCAGGATCCGGGACGTGGGCGCCATCCCCACCCCGTTCTACACCTACGTCCACTTCCACGGGAACAAGTGGGGCGAGTACGGGGCGGAGAAGATGGAATGGATGTTCGCGCACCGCCGGTTCATCGACTACGGGATCCCCGTGGCGGGCGCCTCCGACTATCCACCGGGGCCGTTCGAGACGCTGATGGGCATCCAGAGCATGGTCACACGCACGGACATGCAGGGGCGCGAGTGGGGTCCGAGCCAGAAGATCACGGTCGAGGAGGCGCTCCGCGTCTGCACCATCAACGGAGCCCATGCCTCCTTCGAGGAAGGGATCAAGGGATCGATCACCGCGGGCAAGCTGGCGGATTTCGTGATCCTCGCGGAGGACCCGCACACCGTCGACCCGTTCGCGATCAAGGAGATCGAGATCCTGCGCACCGTCGTCGGCGGGCGCGCCACCTACGAAGCCTGA